Proteins from one Neodiprion fabricii isolate iyNeoFabr1 chromosome 5, iyNeoFabr1.1, whole genome shotgun sequence genomic window:
- the LOC124184091 gene encoding monocarboxylate transporter 12-like isoform X4, translating to MYMISLHFCTFIFSADNDITSAVELFAKYRYNTMKKTSCKDHSRNECIEVEDISESRSYGRRHSKGGCSERETNDDQEIFQEVEVQMVVPPDGGWGWVIVAASFMCNLVVDGIIFSFGVFLVHICEELSVSKAQVALVGSLQSGFYLITGPFVSALANKYGFRLVAMLGSVISCSALILAFFGQSIELLCISYGVLGGIGAGLIYVPAVISAGFYFERWRALATGIAVCGSGIGAFILAPITKILINHYGWRGAFLIQAGLLIYLFRMLLNCAVFGALLRPLAPSCVKVYKATEEKTEIEMVPLSRKSGSAGCLYTTQPSGRRLLGTNNNTEFATAAQLLGSSPNIVNCRSLHSLHKESHGMGRQVKSNHSSLDRLSEPVLYPDVKILADQELKTVEEENNLLSGDLERLNGRVPTNERRHTVCVRRDRSNSDTSQKFYKSRPATASKDNIQRPFYRDDIFYGGSLRRLSHYKSQTSSVGYHMSVTRLPTEADVDEEKSGACYLCPEGVRRILVTMLDFSLLKSPSFLTLAFSGSLTMMGFYTPFTYLPDRAIISGIDEGTATFLLSVIGITNTIGRVVCGLVTSLPGVNALLVNNVFISIAGIATIGSGLSFSTEYQFIYAAVFGFSISVFAALRTILIVDLIGLEKLTNAFGLALLFQGVAAAIGTPLSGVFMNITGNYDVSFYISGSLMLISAVICYPLEKINRWEKLRGNEGSLESQ from the exons ATGTACATGATTTCTTTACACTTCTGTACATTTATCTTCTCAGCCGACAACGATATTACTTCAGCAGTTGAATTATTTGCGAAGTATAG ATATAATACGATGAAGAAAACTTCCTGCAAAGATCACTCCAGGAATGAGTGCATTGAGGTGGAGGACATTTCTGAAAGTCGGAGTTACGGCCGTCGTCATAGCAAAGGGGGTTGTTCGGAAAGGGAAACGAATGACgatcaagaaatttttcag GAAGTCGAGGTGCAGATGGTCGTTCCACCGGATGGTGGCTGGGGTTGGGTCATAGTTGCAGCTTCTTTCATGTGTAACTTGGTTGTGGATGGCATCATCTTTAGCTTCGGCGTATTTCTAGTTCACATTTGCGAAGAATTATCCGTTTCAAAGGCACAAGTCGCCCTTGTGGGCTCTCTGCAGAGTGGATTCTACCTGATCACTG GCCCGTTCGTGTCGGCGCTAGCTAACAAGTACGGATTTAGGCTGGTAGCGATGCTTGGCAGTGTCATAAGTTGTTCAGCTCTAATTCTGGCATTCTTCGGCCAGTCGATTGAACTTTTGTGCATCTCATACGGTGTTTTGG gTGGGATAGGAGCTGGTCTCATTTACGTCCCTGCCGTGATATCAGCtggattttattttgaacgttGGCGTGCTTTAGCAACAGGCATAGCAGTTTGCGGATCAGGAATTGGTGCATTTATACTAGCGCCAATCACTAAAATCTTAATTAATCACTACGGTTGGAGAGGAGCATTTCTCATTCAAGCGGGTCTGCTCATCTACTTATTCA GAATGCTGCTGAATTGTGCGGTTTTCGGAGCGTTGCTTCGACCCTTGGCACCGTCCTGCGTGAAGGTTTATAAAGCTACTGAGGAGAAGACCGAGATTGAGATGGTGCCATTGTCCAGGAAATCTGGTTCTGCGGGTTGCCTCTACACGACACAGCCATCCGGACGCCGACTCCTTGGTACAAACAACAATACTGAATTTGCGACCGCCGCACAGTTGCTTGGTAGCAGCCCTAATATCGTAAA CTGCAGATCATTGCATTCACTTCACAAAGAGAGCCATGGAATGGGAAGGCAAGTGAAATCCAATCACAGTAGTCTCGACAGATTGTCGGAACCCGTACTATATCCAGATGTGAAAATTCTTGCTGATCAAGAATTGAAAACCGTCGAGGAGGAAAACAATTTGCTGAGCGGTGACTTGGAGCGTCTCAATGGGCGTGTACCGACA AATGAACGAAGACATACAGTGTGCGTTCGCCGAGACAGATCCAATTCCGACACAAGTCAAAAGTTTTACAAATCAAGACCGGCCACTGCTAGCAAAGACAACATACAGAGACCATTTTATAGGGATGACATATTCTACGGTGGTTCATTGAGGAGGTTGTCTCACTACAAGTCGCAG ACGTCTTCGGTTGGATATCACATGTCGGTGACCCGACTCCCAACAGAAGCAGACGTGGACGAGGAGAAGAGTGGAGCTTGCTACTTGTGCCCCGAAGGAGTGCGACGTATATTGGTGACAATGCTGGACTTTAGCCTTCTCAAAAGTCCCTCATTCCTAACTCTGGCCTTCAGTGGCTCTTTAACCATGATGGGATTCTATACGCCTTTCACGTATCTCCCAG ACAGAGCTATAATATCCGGTATCGACGAGGGAACAGCGACGTTCCTATTGTCCGTTATTGGTATAACCAACACTATTGGGCGTGTTGTCTGCGGTCTTGTCACGAGCTTACCAGGTGTCAACGCTCTACTCGTAAACAACGTGTTCATCAGTATTGCTGGTATCGCCACAATCGGGTCCGGATTGTCTTTTAGCACGGAGTATCAGTTCATTTATGCAGCCGTCTTCGGCTTCAGTATTT ctGTATTTGCCGCACTCAGGACCATCTTGATTGTCGATTTGATAGGGTTGGAGAAATTAACGAATGCCTTCGGGTTGGCGCTATTATTTCAAGGTGTCGCTGCGGCTATTGGTACACCTCTTTCTG GTGTCTTCATGAATATTACTGGAAATTATGACGTTTCGTTTTACATTTCTGGCTCGCTGATGCTCATTTCAGCAGTTATCTGCTACcctttggaaaaaataaatcgatggGAGAAACTTAGAGGTAACGAAGGGAGTCTGGAATCACAATAA
- the LOC124184091 gene encoding monocarboxylate transporter 12-like isoform X3, protein MQLPRATHSCIADNDITSAVELFAKYRYNTMKKTSCKDHSRNECIEVEDISESRSYGRRHSKGGCSERETNDDQEIFQEVEVQMVVPPDGGWGWVIVAASFMCNLVVDGIIFSFGVFLVHICEELSVSKAQVALVGSLQSGFYLITGPFVSALANKYGFRLVAMLGSVISCSALILAFFGQSIELLCISYGVLGGIGAGLIYVPAVISAGFYFERWRALATGIAVCGSGIGAFILAPITKILINHYGWRGAFLIQAGLLIYLFISPSGMLLNCAVFGALLRPLAPSCVKVYKATEEKTEIEMVPLSRKSGSAGCLYTTQPSGRRLLGTNNNTEFATAAQLLGSSPNIVNCRSLHSLHKESHGMGRQVKSNHSSLDRLSEPVLYPDVKILADQELKTVEEENNLLSGDLERLNGRVPTNERRHTVCVRRDRSNSDTSQKFYKSRPATASKDNIQRPFYRDDIFYGGSLRRLSHYKSQTSSVGYHMSVTRLPTEADVDEEKSGACYLCPEGVRRILVTMLDFSLLKSPSFLTLAFSGSLTMMGFYTPFTYLPDRAIISGIDEGTATFLLSVIGITNTIGRVVCGLVTSLPGVNALLVNNVFISIAGIATIGSGLSFSTEYQFIYAAVFGFSISVFAALRTILIVDLIGLEKLTNAFGLALLFQGVAAAIGTPLSGVFMNITGNYDVSFYISGSLMLISAVICYPLEKINRWEKLRGNEGSLESQ, encoded by the exons ATGCAACTGCCTAGAGCCACACATAGTTGCATAG CCGACAACGATATTACTTCAGCAGTTGAATTATTTGCGAAGTATAG ATATAATACGATGAAGAAAACTTCCTGCAAAGATCACTCCAGGAATGAGTGCATTGAGGTGGAGGACATTTCTGAAAGTCGGAGTTACGGCCGTCGTCATAGCAAAGGGGGTTGTTCGGAAAGGGAAACGAATGACgatcaagaaatttttcag GAAGTCGAGGTGCAGATGGTCGTTCCACCGGATGGTGGCTGGGGTTGGGTCATAGTTGCAGCTTCTTTCATGTGTAACTTGGTTGTGGATGGCATCATCTTTAGCTTCGGCGTATTTCTAGTTCACATTTGCGAAGAATTATCCGTTTCAAAGGCACAAGTCGCCCTTGTGGGCTCTCTGCAGAGTGGATTCTACCTGATCACTG GCCCGTTCGTGTCGGCGCTAGCTAACAAGTACGGATTTAGGCTGGTAGCGATGCTTGGCAGTGTCATAAGTTGTTCAGCTCTAATTCTGGCATTCTTCGGCCAGTCGATTGAACTTTTGTGCATCTCATACGGTGTTTTGG gTGGGATAGGAGCTGGTCTCATTTACGTCCCTGCCGTGATATCAGCtggattttattttgaacgttGGCGTGCTTTAGCAACAGGCATAGCAGTTTGCGGATCAGGAATTGGTGCATTTATACTAGCGCCAATCACTAAAATCTTAATTAATCACTACGGTTGGAGAGGAGCATTTCTCATTCAAGCGGGTCTGCTCATCTACTTATTCATATCTCCGTCTG GAATGCTGCTGAATTGTGCGGTTTTCGGAGCGTTGCTTCGACCCTTGGCACCGTCCTGCGTGAAGGTTTATAAAGCTACTGAGGAGAAGACCGAGATTGAGATGGTGCCATTGTCCAGGAAATCTGGTTCTGCGGGTTGCCTCTACACGACACAGCCATCCGGACGCCGACTCCTTGGTACAAACAACAATACTGAATTTGCGACCGCCGCACAGTTGCTTGGTAGCAGCCCTAATATCGTAAA CTGCAGATCATTGCATTCACTTCACAAAGAGAGCCATGGAATGGGAAGGCAAGTGAAATCCAATCACAGTAGTCTCGACAGATTGTCGGAACCCGTACTATATCCAGATGTGAAAATTCTTGCTGATCAAGAATTGAAAACCGTCGAGGAGGAAAACAATTTGCTGAGCGGTGACTTGGAGCGTCTCAATGGGCGTGTACCGACA AATGAACGAAGACATACAGTGTGCGTTCGCCGAGACAGATCCAATTCCGACACAAGTCAAAAGTTTTACAAATCAAGACCGGCCACTGCTAGCAAAGACAACATACAGAGACCATTTTATAGGGATGACATATTCTACGGTGGTTCATTGAGGAGGTTGTCTCACTACAAGTCGCAG ACGTCTTCGGTTGGATATCACATGTCGGTGACCCGACTCCCAACAGAAGCAGACGTGGACGAGGAGAAGAGTGGAGCTTGCTACTTGTGCCCCGAAGGAGTGCGACGTATATTGGTGACAATGCTGGACTTTAGCCTTCTCAAAAGTCCCTCATTCCTAACTCTGGCCTTCAGTGGCTCTTTAACCATGATGGGATTCTATACGCCTTTCACGTATCTCCCAG ACAGAGCTATAATATCCGGTATCGACGAGGGAACAGCGACGTTCCTATTGTCCGTTATTGGTATAACCAACACTATTGGGCGTGTTGTCTGCGGTCTTGTCACGAGCTTACCAGGTGTCAACGCTCTACTCGTAAACAACGTGTTCATCAGTATTGCTGGTATCGCCACAATCGGGTCCGGATTGTCTTTTAGCACGGAGTATCAGTTCATTTATGCAGCCGTCTTCGGCTTCAGTATTT ctGTATTTGCCGCACTCAGGACCATCTTGATTGTCGATTTGATAGGGTTGGAGAAATTAACGAATGCCTTCGGGTTGGCGCTATTATTTCAAGGTGTCGCTGCGGCTATTGGTACACCTCTTTCTG GTGTCTTCATGAATATTACTGGAAATTATGACGTTTCGTTTTACATTTCTGGCTCGCTGATGCTCATTTCAGCAGTTATCTGCTACcctttggaaaaaataaatcgatggGAGAAACTTAGAGGTAACGAAGGGAGTCTGGAATCACAATAA